Proteins encoded together in one candidate division WWE3 bacterium window:
- a CDS encoding septum formation initiator family protein — translation MSKLILLRNGAVVVIGVVALVNIGKTLLDLRVKEARYTNLVKEVQNLRDKKIALTKDLAEAQTPWHIEKQARDNLQMIKPGEKLVIIPEELAIVGSALGESTVKVDLPVWKQWVALIFQ, via the coding sequence ATGTCTAAATTAATCTTATTAAGAAATGGGGCGGTGGTGGTGATTGGCGTTGTCGCTCTCGTTAATATAGGTAAGACGCTGTTAGATCTGCGGGTCAAAGAAGCTAGGTATACGAATTTGGTTAAAGAGGTTCAGAATTTGCGTGACAAAAAGATAGCTTTGACCAAAGATCTAGCGGAAGCTCAGACTCCCTGGCATATCGAAAAACAGGCCCGCGATAATTTGCAAATGATTAAGCCTGGTGAAAAGCTAGTGATTATTCCGGAGGAGCTCGCGATTGTTGGGTCAGCCTTAGGAGAGTCGACGGTGAAAGTTGATTTGCCGGTGTGGAAGCAGTGGGTAGCCTTGATATTTCAGTGA
- a CDS encoding DUF4870 domain-containing protein, whose amino-acid sequence MSEVTATPVAKSDSNLMAAISYLWILSIVMYFVKKDDEFVRFHAKQGMVLFIAELVCTIIPVINFFAWIVFLIIAIVAASKAYKGERWVMPVVGGIAEKINF is encoded by the coding sequence ATGTCTGAAGTAACTGCAACCCCCGTAGCTAAAAGTGACAGTAACCTAATGGCCGCTATCTCCTACTTATGGATTCTTTCCATAGTAATGTATTTCGTTAAGAAAGATGATGAATTCGTGAGATTCCATGCTAAACAAGGTATGGTACTTTTTATAGCTGAGTTAGTTTGCACTATCATCCCGGTTATCAACTTTTTCGCCTGGATTGTTTTCTTAATAATCGCCATTGTTGCCGCGTCTAAGGCTTACAAGGGTGAACGCTGGGTAATGCCAGTCGTTGGAGGAATCGCCGAAAAGATTAATTTCTAA
- the lgt gene encoding prolipoprotein diacylglyceryl transferase — translation MNNLLYGFIVVIGIWTATTAVSLIKRNTKVDIWGALVWVLIGGLIGARLYHVASLWGYYSQNPGAIIAIWQGGLGIYGGLIGGAIALVTYSRLHHLPILQLLDLVALGLPLGQAIGRWGNYFRQELYGLPTQLPWGIYIAPENRLWQVMPFSHFHPLFLYESLGCLVIFGILVGLALSEAAPGGRVERVDGALFLIYIALYGILRFTLEPLRIESWTLGSVNVAEAISALLTITGIVLLVILWKKKHPSKLT, via the coding sequence ATGAACAACTTACTCTACGGTTTCATCGTCGTCATCGGAATTTGGACTGCCACCACCGCGGTTAGTCTCATTAAAAGAAACACTAAGGTCGATATTTGGGGCGCGCTCGTCTGGGTTTTAATCGGTGGTTTAATAGGGGCGAGACTCTACCATGTCGCTAGTCTTTGGGGTTATTATTCTCAAAATCCCGGGGCGATAATTGCCATTTGGCAAGGCGGGTTGGGCATATACGGCGGCTTAATTGGAGGCGCCATTGCTCTCGTCACCTACTCTCGTCTGCATCATCTGCCTATACTACAACTACTTGACCTTGTCGCTTTAGGTTTACCGCTTGGACAGGCAATAGGCAGATGGGGCAACTACTTTCGCCAGGAACTTTACGGCCTGCCAACTCAATTACCTTGGGGCATCTACATCGCCCCGGAAAATAGATTATGGCAAGTGATGCCTTTTAGCCACTTTCATCCGTTATTTCTCTACGAATCCCTCGGCTGCCTAGTAATATTTGGCATTCTAGTGGGTCTTGCCCTGAGCGAGGCCGCCCCAGGCGGACGAGTCGAAAGGGTTGACGGAGCCCTCTTTTTAATTTATATTGCCTTATACGGAATTTTAAGGTTCACTTTAGAACCTTTGCGGATTGAGAGTTGGACTTTAGGAAGTGTGAACGTCGCGGAGGCCATCTCGGCTTTGTTAACAATTACAGGCATCGTTTTATTAGTAATTTTATGGAAGAAAAAACATCCGTCAAAACTTACTTAA
- a CDS encoding Fic family protein, giving the protein MKVGTFITQPGGFKAFVPELFPPQEEVPMDIGLINLLNKATHSLGKLDGITQTLPNLSFFIFMYVRKEAALSSEIEGTRATMIDSIKAELEESTDLPDDVDDIFHYIKAMDYGLQALSDLPLSLRLIKDVHRVLLTGGRHSQPATPGEFRKSQNWIGGATPDSAKFVPPPVHEMLRSLGELELFLKNEDGPIPSLIKIGLAHAQFETIHPFRDGNGRTGRLLVTFYLCEQGALEKPVLYLSEFFKKNRDLYFDLLNNYHNKGEVLPWLTFFLEGVTSVAEAAIKTSKKIDALRNKDIERIQSFGGKSTKPVMAVLNKLYELPIVNVSKVQEWAGFSSRSSANELVDKLVKVGILKQRDESKDYARTFAYQEYLDAFATE; this is encoded by the coding sequence ATGAAAGTAGGAACCTTTATAACACAGCCTGGAGGATTTAAGGCGTTCGTTCCGGAACTCTTTCCTCCACAGGAAGAGGTACCTATGGATATTGGGCTGATTAATCTTTTAAACAAAGCTACTCATAGTTTAGGAAAGTTGGACGGTATAACACAAACGTTACCTAATCTCTCATTCTTTATTTTTATGTATGTGAGAAAAGAGGCGGCGTTGTCCAGTGAGATAGAAGGGACTAGAGCAACGATGATAGATTCTATTAAAGCTGAATTAGAGGAATCAACCGACTTGCCTGATGACGTAGACGACATATTTCATTATATAAAGGCGATGGACTATGGTTTACAAGCTCTCAGTGATTTACCCTTGTCATTACGGTTAATAAAGGATGTACATAGAGTGCTGCTTACAGGAGGAAGGCATTCTCAACCTGCTACTCCTGGGGAGTTTAGAAAATCTCAGAATTGGATTGGTGGCGCTACCCCGGATAGTGCAAAATTTGTTCCGCCCCCTGTTCACGAAATGTTGCGTTCTTTGGGGGAGTTGGAGCTATTCTTAAAAAACGAGGATGGTCCTATACCATCGCTAATTAAGATAGGCTTGGCTCACGCTCAATTTGAGACAATACATCCTTTTAGAGATGGTAACGGTAGAACTGGTAGACTGCTAGTAACCTTTTACCTATGCGAGCAAGGCGCTTTGGAGAAACCAGTTCTCTACTTGTCTGAGTTTTTTAAGAAAAACAGAGATTTATATTTTGATTTGCTGAATAATTATCACAACAAAGGAGAAGTTTTACCGTGGCTTACCTTTTTTCTTGAGGGGGTAACTTCTGTAGCAGAGGCTGCTATTAAAACTTCAAAGAAAATAGATGCTTTGAGGAATAAAGATATAGAGAGAATTCAGTCCTTCGGTGGCAAATCTACTAAACCTGTTATGGCGGTGCTGAATAAGTTATACGAACTTCCTATTGTGAATGTCTCCAAAGTACAAGAGTGGGCAGGCTTTTCCTCTCGTTCCAGTGCTAATGAATTAGTGGACAAGTTGGTAAAAGTGGGAATTTTAAAGCAACGAGACGAAAGTAAAGATTATGCTAGAACATTCGCTTACCAGGAATATCTGGATGCTTTTGCAACCGAGTAA
- a CDS encoding thioredoxin domain-containing protein yields MEEKTSVKTYLTPVAVVVAGIIIGSAIVFKDKIDIKIGSKGTTAGTQATAPTPTPSPTPAPTADLTAIKPTSADTVLGDKNAKVQIISFSDFACPYCSAADGKNDAMTTSLKGQFPDWQPALPNIIKDYVNTGKAQLVFREFPVHGPIAAKAAEAAMCAGDTGKYYEMSGKLFETQTEWSSLAIADATTKFNGYATDLGLNIADCLSSGKHTADVSKDQADGQKAGVTGTPTFFINGEILVGAQPYSAFQKAIDAKL; encoded by the coding sequence ATGGAAGAAAAAACATCCGTCAAAACTTACTTAACTCCCGTCGCCGTCGTCGTGGCAGGAATAATAATTGGTTCGGCGATTGTATTTAAAGATAAAATAGACATTAAAATCGGATCTAAAGGGACTACCGCCGGAACCCAAGCCACCGCTCCCACTCCAACTCCCAGTCCCACCCCAGCACCAACCGCCGATTTAACCGCTATTAAACCAACTTCGGCTGATACAGTGCTCGGTGACAAGAATGCCAAGGTTCAGATTATTTCTTTTAGTGATTTTGCCTGCCCGTATTGCTCCGCCGCCGATGGTAAAAATGATGCCATGACGACGAGCTTAAAAGGGCAATTCCCAGACTGGCAACCGGCCCTCCCAAATATTATTAAAGATTACGTTAATACCGGTAAAGCCCAATTAGTCTTCCGAGAATTTCCAGTCCACGGTCCCATTGCCGCTAAAGCCGCCGAAGCCGCCATGTGCGCCGGTGATACCGGTAAATACTACGAAATGTCCGGTAAATTATTTGAGACTCAAACTGAATGGTCAAGCTTAGCCATCGCCGATGCCACGACCAAATTTAACGGCTATGCGACGGACCTAGGATTGAATATTGCTGACTGTTTAAGTAGCGGCAAACACACCGCTGACGTTTCCAAGGATCAAGCGGACGGTCAAAAGGCCGGAGTGACGGGCACCCCAACGTTCTTCATTAATGGTGAAATCCTTGTGGGTGCCCAGCCCTACAGTGCCTTTCAGAAGGCCATAGACGCAAAACTTTAA
- a CDS encoding FAD-dependent oxidoreductase gives MTKPYDVLIIGSGPAGLTAAIYTTRYNLSTLIIGEIVGGQMTEVSDIENYPGFESISGLELGQKMLEQSQKLGAEFLGESVEEAVKQNDGTFKVKTSTGQEFVAKSIILTSGTEPKRLDVPGEKGLRGRGVSYCVTCDGPLFKNKTVIVIGGGDSAFMGALELAGYVRQVYLIHRNNNFKAKPALIESVKNNPKVIIIPNTNIISVDGDKRVTGVMLDQPFEGNSKLLVDGIFVEIGSQPSVKLSLDLEVSLNEYNFVEVAVDQTTSVPGVCAAGDITTGSDGVRQIVTACGEAAIASRSIYHYLQAKLTGEVMTPHATIDPKKCVGCGICTQVAPNSFQLNVKTELSELKKTATAAEIRKAIKSCPENAIQ, from the coding sequence ATGACTAAACCGTACGACGTTCTAATAATTGGATCGGGACCAGCAGGCTTAACAGCCGCCATCTACACCACCCGCTATAATCTTTCAACTCTCATAATAGGAGAAATCGTTGGCGGCCAAATGACGGAAGTCTCGGATATTGAAAACTATCCCGGCTTTGAATCCATATCGGGACTCGAACTCGGCCAAAAGATGCTGGAACAATCACAAAAACTGGGTGCGGAATTTCTTGGCGAGTCGGTGGAGGAAGCGGTCAAGCAGAACGACGGCACTTTCAAGGTGAAAACGTCGACCGGACAGGAATTTGTAGCTAAAAGTATCATTTTGACTTCCGGCACGGAGCCCAAGCGCCTTGATGTTCCGGGTGAAAAAGGGTTGCGAGGGCGCGGAGTGAGTTATTGCGTAACCTGCGACGGACCGCTGTTTAAGAATAAAACGGTGATTGTTATTGGCGGTGGCGACTCCGCTTTCATGGGCGCACTGGAACTGGCCGGTTACGTGAGGCAAGTTTATTTGATTCATCGCAATAATAATTTCAAAGCCAAGCCGGCTCTGATTGAAAGTGTCAAAAACAATCCCAAAGTAATAATTATTCCCAACACTAATATAATTAGTGTTGACGGTGATAAAAGAGTGACTGGGGTAATGCTTGACCAACCATTTGAGGGTAACTCAAAGTTATTAGTTGATGGAATCTTCGTCGAAATCGGCAGTCAGCCGTCTGTAAAACTTTCGCTTGACCTGGAAGTTTCACTTAACGAATATAATTTTGTCGAGGTCGCTGTGGATCAAACTACCAGCGTCCCCGGAGTTTGCGCCGCCGGCGACATTACCACCGGCAGTGACGGCGTTCGTCAGATAGTGACGGCCTGCGGTGAAGCTGCGATTGCATCAAGAAGTATTTATCATTACCTACAAGCAAAGCTGACCGGAGAAGTGATGACACCACATGCTACGATCGACCCCAAAAAATGCGTCGGCTGCGGCATTTGTACCCAAGTTGCTCCGAATTCATTCCAACTAAATGTCAAAACTGAGCTTTCCGAACTTAAAAAGACCGCGACCGCTGCCGAAATCAGGAAGGCAATTAAATCTTGTCCTGAAAATGCAATCCAATAA
- a CDS encoding nucleotidyl transferase AbiEii/AbiGii toxin family protein — translation MLTALEVKQLAAAKKIDEYSLLREYLQVVFLKNFYEQPNCETTFFKGGTAIKLVFGSFRFSEDLDFTTGGSQEVIQKLATEALRKLCVDENITGKLALIETIKPNFSFRLTFSNLPLSASQLFLKLDFSTRENALEPQTSVLTTTLPVSPLPIIKHLSAREIVAEKIRAIMHRSRGRDLFDLWYLLGRGEAIDWKFVERKLVYYHETISKEELQKRLANFSEKSLLLDLDKFLPENYRKVELDLVNKIIKLL, via the coding sequence ATGCTTACCGCCTTGGAAGTAAAACAATTGGCCGCGGCCAAAAAGATCGACGAGTATTCACTACTTCGTGAGTATCTTCAAGTGGTCTTCCTAAAGAATTTTTATGAGCAGCCGAATTGTGAAACCACTTTTTTTAAAGGCGGGACGGCCATCAAGTTAGTTTTTGGGTCGTTTAGATTCTCCGAAGATTTGGATTTTACAACCGGAGGTAGTCAAGAAGTTATCCAGAAGTTGGCTACAGAGGCGCTTCGCAAGCTTTGTGTAGATGAAAATATCACCGGAAAATTAGCATTAATAGAAACTATAAAACCAAACTTTTCTTTTCGATTAACTTTTTCTAATCTACCACTTTCGGCATCCCAACTTTTTCTTAAATTAGATTTCTCAACTCGGGAAAACGCTTTAGAGCCGCAAACCAGCGTTCTCACGACAACTTTGCCGGTTTCACCTCTTCCAATTATAAAACACTTGAGTGCCAGGGAAATTGTAGCTGAGAAAATTAGGGCTATTATGCATCGTAGTCGCGGTCGGGATTTGTTTGATTTGTGGTATTTACTGGGAAGAGGTGAAGCAATTGATTGGAAATTTGTCGAAAGGAAGTTAGTCTACTACCACGAAACAATTTCTAAAGAAGAATTGCAAAAACGTCTGGCCAATTTTTCGGAAAAGTCGCTTCTTTTGGATCTAGACAAGTTTCTGCCGGAAAATTACCGGAAGGTAGAATTGGATTTGGTTAATAAAATAATTAAGTTACTTTAA
- a CDS encoding septation protein SpoVG family protein: MENRLTEVQIIPIKPQNGLVAFASFVLDNNLYLGSIGIMTRPSGGYRLIYPTKKVAERNLNIFYPLNKGFAEFAEDEVVKRYEEVMKNQNDRHYCANT, encoded by the coding sequence ATGGAAAACCGACTAACTGAGGTCCAAATAATACCCATAAAACCGCAGAACGGGCTGGTAGCCTTTGCCAGTTTTGTGCTGGACAACAACCTTTATCTTGGCTCAATCGGCATTATGACCAGGCCAAGTGGCGGGTACAGGCTAATTTACCCAACGAAAAAAGTGGCCGAGAGGAACTTAAACATTTTCTATCCCTTAAACAAAGGTTTTGCGGAATTTGCAGAGGACGAAGTTGTAAAGCGTTACGAAGAAGTAATGAAAAACCAAAATGATAGACACTATTGTGCTAACACTTAA
- the ftsH gene encoding ATP-dependent zinc metalloprotease FtsH gives MPNGNQNPQSNVKAPKKKNFWDNIFFYLLIIAIGWALISAFGNSSKSDVTKPFSNVIGLALQGKVRGIEVAGDTVTVTLKDSSKFDATKESNVSVLETLQRSNVDLNNIPDGVTTKTNLPILDLLLNFGPIILMGALLFFFFRRAQGGASDILSFGRSKAKLFIKDANKEVKGVTFGDVAGSTEAKRELTEVVDFLKFPEKYRKLGARIPKGVLLIGPPGVGKTMLAKAVANEAGVPFFSMAGSEFMEMLVGVGASRVRDLFDTAKKAQPSLIFIDEVESIGKQRGGGMMGGHDEREQTLNQILVEMDGFDTRTNVIVIAATNRPDMLDSALLRPGRFDRTVTLELPDLKEREEIIKIHMRGKPFTGNVSVEHVAQQTSGFSGADLENMLNEAAILAARNDKKEIDDRDLTEASLKVKLGPERRRLQSDEDKKVIAYHEAGHALVSSQIPGLDPVTRVSIVARGMALGFTQSAPLSDRRNESKTRLLGMITSALGGRSAEELVFGEVTTGASNDIEVATALARRMVTEFGMSELGPVSFDNSNEKMLFPFGDSAMSEETKSKVDKAVKKIVDDAHERALELLTTHREKLDKIVAGLVEKETLEAEDFKVLIG, from the coding sequence ATGCCAAATGGAAATCAAAATCCACAGTCAAACGTCAAAGCTCCCAAAAAGAAAAACTTTTGGGACAATATTTTCTTTTATCTGTTAATAATTGCCATCGGTTGGGCGTTAATAAGTGCTTTCGGAAACAGTAGCAAAAGCGACGTCACTAAACCCTTTTCCAATGTTATTGGCCTTGCGCTCCAAGGGAAGGTTAGAGGCATCGAAGTGGCTGGCGACACAGTCACAGTGACCCTTAAGGACAGTTCCAAGTTTGATGCCACTAAAGAAAGCAACGTTTCCGTTTTGGAAACCCTGCAGCGAAGCAACGTTGACCTAAATAATATTCCTGATGGCGTGACTACTAAAACAAACCTCCCCATCCTCGACCTTCTCCTAAATTTTGGCCCAATAATACTAATGGGCGCTCTACTCTTTTTCTTCTTCCGCCGAGCTCAGGGCGGGGCTTCCGACATTTTGTCGTTTGGTCGCAGCAAAGCTAAATTATTTATTAAAGATGCTAATAAAGAAGTTAAAGGCGTCACTTTTGGCGATGTGGCTGGCTCAACAGAAGCCAAACGAGAACTTACCGAAGTAGTCGACTTTTTAAAATTCCCCGAAAAATATCGCAAACTGGGAGCCCGCATTCCTAAAGGGGTTCTATTAATTGGGCCACCCGGGGTTGGGAAGACAATGCTGGCCAAAGCTGTCGCCAACGAGGCCGGTGTCCCCTTCTTTAGCATGGCCGGCAGTGAATTTATGGAAATGCTCGTTGGCGTTGGCGCGAGTCGCGTTCGCGATTTGTTTGACACTGCCAAGAAGGCTCAGCCCAGTTTAATTTTCATTGACGAAGTGGAATCTATTGGTAAGCAGCGGGGTGGCGGGATGATGGGCGGTCATGATGAACGAGAGCAGACCCTTAATCAGATTTTGGTGGAAATGGATGGCTTTGACACCCGCACGAACGTGATCGTGATTGCGGCGACGAACCGACCGGATATGCTTGATAGTGCCCTGCTGAGACCCGGAAGGTTTGACCGAACAGTAACACTGGAGTTACCAGACTTAAAAGAGCGCGAGGAAATTATTAAAATTCACATGCGCGGTAAACCTTTTACAGGCAATGTTTCCGTGGAACACGTGGCCCAGCAAACCAGCGGTTTTAGCGGAGCAGATCTAGAAAATATGCTTAATGAAGCCGCCATTTTAGCCGCCCGCAATGATAAAAAAGAAATTGATGATCGTGATTTAACGGAAGCTTCCCTAAAAGTTAAATTAGGCCCCGAAAGGCGCCGCTTGCAAAGCGATGAGGATAAAAAAGTAATTGCTTACCATGAAGCCGGGCACGCTTTGGTGTCTTCCCAAATTCCGGGCTTGGATCCGGTGACGAGAGTGTCGATTGTGGCCCGCGGCATGGCCCTGGGCTTTACTCAAAGTGCGCCTCTTTCTGATCGCCGTAACGAAAGCAAGACTCGACTCTTAGGAATGATTACCTCTGCTCTTGGTGGCAGAAGTGCCGAAGAATTAGTCTTTGGTGAAGTAACGACTGGAGCGTCTAACGATATTGAAGTGGCCACAGCGTTAGCGCGAAGAATGGTTACCGAGTTTGGAATGAGCGAACTCGGGCCTGTCTCTTTTGATAATTCAAATGAGAAGATGCTCTTCCCATTTGGTGATTCTGCGATGTCGGAAGAAACTAAAAGTAAAGTCGACAAAGCTGTTAAAAAAATCGTCGACGATGCCCACGAAAGAGCTTTAGAATTATTAACCACACATCGCGAAAAGCTCGACAAAATCGTGGCCGGTTTAGTAGAAAAAGAGACTTTGGAAGCAGAAGACTTTAAAGTGTTGATTGGATAA
- a CDS encoding ATP-dependent DNA ligase, whose protein sequence is MANESNMTFSKLTEYFQKLESTPKRLEITSILAELINEADATEVDKILYLTEGRLGPLFDNEDFNLGDKMIQRVLSTAYNKATEEITKQLNTAGDLGDVAEKLSNLSPLPPASPLTVIEVFDQLTTIAYASGTNSQDRKVQSLASLLRISAPVAAKYLVRIPLGKLRLGFSDLTVLDALSYTITGDKALRNQIEATYNIYPDIGQIAKVLKESGTDGLKKIKLTAGVPILPERCSLVESSVEMLERSEVWAVQPKYDGLRTQIHYGVKSANHDSLITSIPLIPLNTQTSHIKTKIYSRGLEDITATMPEIVAAAEQLANECHLSSFILDGEAVTVDPTTGKIMPFNDTVTRKRKYDIAEKSASNPLNIFVFDLLLLNGEDLTNEPYTDRYDRLSNLLHLPNISNLTNLHLTPQTVLKDAAAISALFQKDIKEGYEGIVAKKPNSTYHAGARDYSWVKLKREGDTSGLADTIDCVVMGYYAGEGKRNDFGIGAFLVGVYDPSDDTFKTLAKIGTGLTDDRWRELKAKCDQIKTTKMPTRYVTPASLSPHVWVTPRLVVSIRADQVTKSPSHSSGYSLRFPRLLDYREKLPEDANSVSDIEKLFKK, encoded by the coding sequence GATCCTTGCGGAGCTCATCAACGAAGCAGATGCGACTGAAGTCGACAAGATTCTCTATTTGACCGAGGGACGGCTCGGACCTCTTTTTGACAATGAGGACTTTAACCTCGGCGATAAAATGATCCAACGAGTCCTAAGTACTGCCTACAACAAAGCAACTGAAGAAATAACCAAGCAACTAAACACTGCCGGTGACCTTGGTGACGTCGCTGAAAAACTATCAAACTTATCGCCCTTACCTCCCGCATCTCCCTTAACCGTAATCGAGGTATTCGATCAACTAACTACTATTGCTTACGCAAGTGGCACTAACTCTCAGGATCGTAAAGTACAATCACTTGCTTCTCTACTAAGAATCAGTGCCCCGGTGGCAGCTAAATATTTAGTTAGGATTCCCTTAGGAAAGTTGCGTTTAGGGTTTTCCGATCTTACTGTTCTTGATGCTCTCTCTTACACCATTACCGGGGACAAAGCCTTAAGAAACCAAATTGAAGCCACCTACAACATTTATCCGGATATCGGGCAAATAGCCAAAGTGCTAAAAGAATCCGGTACCGATGGCCTTAAAAAAATTAAACTCACCGCGGGAGTCCCTATTCTACCGGAGCGCTGCTCATTAGTTGAAAGTAGTGTGGAAATGCTAGAACGATCGGAGGTCTGGGCAGTGCAACCCAAGTATGACGGTTTAAGAACGCAGATTCACTACGGCGTAAAATCGGCCAACCACGATTCCCTCATTACCTCAATTCCCCTTATCCCCCTTAACACCCAAACCTCCCATATAAAAACCAAAATCTACTCCCGAGGCCTGGAAGACATTACAGCAACGATGCCGGAAATAGTAGCAGCCGCGGAACAACTAGCTAACGAGTGTCACTTGAGTAGTTTTATTTTAGACGGTGAGGCCGTTACCGTAGATCCCACTACCGGTAAAATAATGCCATTTAACGATACCGTTACCCGCAAACGGAAGTATGATATTGCCGAAAAATCGGCCAGCAATCCTTTGAACATTTTCGTTTTCGATTTACTCTTATTAAATGGAGAGGACTTAACCAACGAACCCTACACCGATCGATACGATCGTTTATCCAACCTATTACACCTACCCAACATATCAAACTTAACCAACCTGCACTTAACCCCCCAAACTGTTTTAAAAGACGCGGCGGCTATTTCGGCCCTATTCCAAAAAGACATTAAAGAAGGCTACGAGGGGATTGTGGCCAAAAAACCAAACAGTACCTACCACGCTGGTGCCCGTGATTATTCTTGGGTTAAACTAAAGCGGGAGGGCGACACCTCAGGCCTAGCCGACACTATCGATTGCGTAGTCATGGGTTACTACGCTGGTGAAGGGAAACGCAACGATTTTGGTATTGGCGCTTTTTTAGTTGGGGTTTACGATCCTAGCGATGACACCTTTAAGACACTGGCTAAAATCGGCACCGGACTTACTGACGATCGCTGGCGTGAGCTTAAAGCCAAGTGTGATCAAATAAAAACCACCAAAATGCCCACTCGTTACGTTACCCCCGCTTCCCTATCACCACACGTCTGGGTGACCCCCAGGCTCGTCGTCTCGATCCGAGCCGATCAAGTTACTAAATCCCCCAGTCACAGCAGCGGCTACTCCTTAAGATTTCCCAGACTTCTCGACTACCGCGAAAAGCTTCCGGAAGACGCCAACTCTGTAAGCGACATAGAAAAATTGTTTAAAAAATAA
- the trpS gene encoding tryptophan--tRNA ligase, whose amino-acid sequence MKKRILTGDRPTGHLHLGHYVGSLANRLKLQDEYEEFIIVADVQALTDNFEHPEKIRANILEVTMDHLAIGIDPSKTTFFIQSLIPQIAELTVFYANLVSVNQLGHNPTVKTELKDKGMEESVPLGFFMYPVSQAADITSVNASLVPVGSDQLPHIEQTREIVRKFNQIYKPVLNEPEALVGDVARLPGIDGKSKMSKSLGNCIYLSESTATLRNKVKSMYTDPTRIRATDPGHLEGNMVFTYLDVFDADKNLVADLKLQYQAGKVGDVAVKERLFNVLEEFIAPIRERRSYFEAHPEEVKEILMSGTKKAERVAAETLALVKFAMGIDY is encoded by the coding sequence ATGAAGAAAAGAATTTTAACCGGTGATCGGCCTACCGGCCACTTACATCTAGGTCATTACGTGGGGTCACTGGCTAACCGTTTAAAACTGCAAGACGAATACGAAGAGTTTATTATCGTGGCTGACGTCCAGGCTTTAACAGATAACTTTGAGCATCCCGAAAAGATTCGCGCCAATATCCTTGAGGTCACGATGGACCATTTGGCCATTGGCATCGATCCTAGTAAAACCACATTTTTTATCCAGTCACTCATTCCGCAAATTGCCGAACTGACGGTTTTTTACGCTAATTTGGTCAGCGTTAATCAGTTGGGGCATAATCCAACTGTTAAAACGGAACTTAAAGATAAAGGGATGGAAGAATCCGTTCCCTTGGGATTTTTTATGTACCCGGTATCTCAAGCCGCGGATATTACTTCCGTTAACGCTTCTTTGGTCCCCGTCGGTTCGGACCAATTGCCGCATATTGAACAAACCAGGGAAATAGTCCGTAAATTTAATCAGATTTATAAACCGGTTTTAAATGAACCGGAAGCTTTAGTGGGCGATGTGGCTCGTTTACCAGGCATTGATGGCAAGTCAAAGATGTCTAAATCACTGGGAAACTGCATCTATTTGTCCGAGTCAACCGCAACTCTTCGTAACAAGGTCAAATCAATGTATACCGATCCCACTCGGATTCGCGCCACTGATCCCGGTCACCTTGAGGGCAATATGGTATTTACTTATTTGGATGTGTTTGACGCTGACAAAAATTTAGTCGCCGATCTTAAGTTGCAGTATCAAGCGGGCAAGGTGGGCGATGTAGCTGTTAAAGAGCGTCTGTTTAATGTTCTGGAAGAATTTATTGCGCCGATCAGAGAACGTCGCAGTTATTTTGAAGCCCACCCAGAAGAGGTCAAGGAAATATTAATGAGTGGGACGAAGAAAGCCGAACGGGTTGCCGCTGAAACTTTGGCTTTAGTTAAATTTGCTATGGGAATTGATTATTAA